A window from Rana temporaria chromosome 8, aRanTem1.1, whole genome shotgun sequence encodes these proteins:
- the LOC120909583 gene encoding gastrula zinc finger protein XlCGF17.1-like, whose translation PQTVRDSAGPSYSSYPEEPQTVRDGVILPTDERFPCTECGKCFRFKFHLNVHKRSHTGGKLYACPECGKLHVTKSQLSAHQRYHTRERPYSCSECGKCFVKKSELVKHHRSHTGEKPYPCSECGKCFLDNYRLYRHQKMHAGEKPYSCSECGKCFVQKSDLVTHQMSHTGEKPYNCPECGKCFVRKQNLLRHQRAHTGEKPHLCSECGKSFSDKTHLYIHQRLHTGERPFSCSECGKCFVEKSQLATHQISHTGEKPYSCPECGKCFSRKSYLCAHQRSHTGEKPFPCPECEKCFSRKAHLYKHQKVHVREKPLSGPE comes from the coding sequence cctcagactgtgcgggacagtgccggaccatcgtattcctcttatcctgaggaacctcagactgtgcgggacggtgtcaTCCTTCCAACAGATGAGAGGTTTCCCtgcactgagtgcgggaagtgtttccgttttaAATTCcatcttaatgtgcataaaagatctcacacaggtggaAAGCTGTatgcctgtcctgagtgcgggaaattgcATGTAACGAAATCTCAGCTTTCTGCACATCAGAGATATCACACGAGGGAGAGgccatattcctgttctgagtgcgggaaatgttttgtaaaaaaatctgaACTTGTCAAACATCATAGGTCTCACACAGGCGAGAAACCTTatccctgttctgagtgcggaaaatgcttTTTAGACAATTAccgtctttacagacatcagaaaaTGCAtgcaggtgagaagccgtattcctgttcggagtgtgggaaatgttttgtacaaaaatcagatcttgtcacacatcagatgtctcacacgggggaaaagccatataattgtcctgagtgcgggaaatgttttgtacgCAAACAAAACCTTCTTAGACATCAACGggctcacacaggggaaaagccacatctctgttctgagtgcgggaaaagcTTTTCAGATAAGACACATCTTTACattcatcagagattgcacacgggtGAGAGGCCGTTttcctgctctgagtgcgggaaatgttttgtagaAAAATCACAGCTTGCCACACATCAgatatctcacacgggggaaaagccgtattcttgtcctgagtgcgggaaatgtttttcaaggaaGTCATATCTTtgcgcacatcagagatctcacacgggcgagaagccgtttccctgtcctgagtgcgagaaatgtttcTCAAGGAAGGCacatctttacaaacatcagaaagTGCACGTGAGGGAGAAGCCACTTTCCGGTCCTGAGTGA